Proteins encoded within one genomic window of Oryza brachyantha chromosome 7, ObraRS2, whole genome shotgun sequence:
- the LOC102719500 gene encoding casein kinase 1-like protein HD16, producing the protein MPELRSSTRQARLRSRKLDDQKPPEQAAKPALPAPQRAGKRVPTPAVRGRKGAAGRRGAAAPRARRKEVEVVDLEAGPDREDSPKPVARQAGVGEAKNLGLNKAPEVVANKGLRMDGESAEKLVGADDESSLPVPERIQVGNSPEYITDRKLGKGGFGQVYVGRRVSGGTNRTGPDAYEVALKLEHRNSKGCNYGPPYEWQVYHTLNGCYGIPAVHYKGRQGDYYILVMDMLGPSLWDVWNSLGQAMSPHMGACIAVEAISILEKLHSKGFVHGDVKPENFLLGQPGSPDEKKLYLIDLGLASKWRETSGQHVDYDQRPDIFRGTIRYASVHAHLGRTGSRRDDLESLAYTLIFLIRGRLPWQGYQGDTKSFLVCKKKMSTSPEMLCCFCPPPFKHFLDMVTNMKFDEEPNYAKLISLFDGLIEVPASRPIRIDGALKVGQKRGRNQEEDEQPKKKVRLGSPAAQWISVYNARRAMKQRYHYNVADNRLQQHIEKGNEDGLYISCVASSANLWALIMDAGTGFCSQVHELSPVFLHKDWIMDQWEKNFYITAIAGSTNGSSLVVMSKGTPYTQQSYKVSESFPFKWINKKWKEGFHVTSMATAGNRWGVVMSRNSGYSEQVVELDFLYPSEGIHRRWETGYRITSTAATNDQAAFILSIPKRKPVDETQETLRTSAFPSNHVKDKWAKNLYIASICFGRTVC; encoded by the exons ATGCCAGAGCTGCGAAGCAGTACTCGCCAAGCACGGCTGAGGTCTAGAAAGCTTGACGACCAAAAGCCACCAGAACAGGCTGCAAAACCAGCGTTGCCTGCTCCACAGAGAGCAGGAAAGCGTGTTCCCACCCCTGCTGTCAGGGGAAGAAAGGGTGCTGCTGGGAGAAGAGGGGCAGCAGCACCAAGGGCTAGAAGAAAGGAGGTTGAGGTTGTTGACTTGGAAGCTGGCCCAGATCGTGAGGATTCCCCTAAACCTGTTGCTAGACAGGCAGGTGTTGGTGAAGCAAAGAACCTTGGGTTGAATAAGGCACCTGAAGTTGTTGCCAATAAGGGTTTGCGAATGGATGGTGAAAGCGCAGAGAAGCTTGTTGGGGCCGATGATGAATCTTCACTACCTGTCCCTGAGAGG ATTCAAGTAGGTAATTCTCCAGAATATATAACTGACAGGAAATTAGGTAAAGGTGGTTTTGGCCAAGTTTATGTTGGTAGAAGGGTATCTGGTGGAACTAACCGCACTGGTCCTGATGCTTATGAG GTTGCTTTGAAGCTTGAGCATCGAAACAGTAAAGGGTGCAATTATGGTCCCCCATATGAGTGGCAAGTTTACCA TACTCTTAATGGCTGCTATGGCATACCAGCTGTCCACTACAAGGGTCGTCAGGGCGACTATTATATTCTT GTCATGGATATGCTTGGTCCCAGCCTTTGGGATGTGTGGAATTCATTGGGGCAGGC GATGTCTCCACATATGGGTGCTTGCATTGCCGTAGAGGCCATATCAATTCTTGAGAAGCTCCATTCTAAAGG ATTTGTCCATGGTGATGTGAAACCAGAGAACTTTCTGCTTGGTCAGCCTGGATCACCTGACGAGAAGAAGCTTTACCTTATTGATCTTGGTTTAG CATCGAAATGGAGGGAAACATCTGGGCAACATGTTGATTATGACCAAAGGCCTGATATCTTTAG GGGTACAATTAGATATGCCAGTGTCCATGCCCATTTAGGCCGTACTGGTAGTAGGAGGGATGATTTAGAGTCATTGGCTTACACCCTTATATTTCTCATAAGAGGAAGATTGCCCTGGCAAGGTTACCAG GGTGATACCAAGAGTTTCCTTGTTTGCAAGAAGAAAATGTCTACTTCTCCAGAGATGCTATGCTGTTTCTGTCCACCTCCGTTTAAACATTTTCTTGATATGGTcacaaatatgaaatttgaTGAGGAGCCAAATTATGCCAAACTAATTTCTCTTTTTGATGGTTTGATTGAAGTACCTGCTTCAAGGCCTATCAGAATTGATGGCGCTCTTAAG GTTGGGCAGAAACGTGGAAGAAACCAGGAAGAAGATGAGCAACCCAAGAAGAAAGTTAGATTAGGTAGCCCAGCAGCTCAATGGATTTCAGTTTACAATGCCAGGCGGGCCATGAAGCAAAG GTACCACTATAACGTAGCTGACAATAGACTTCAGCAGCATATAGAGAAGGGTAATGAAGATGGCCTATACATTAGTTGTGTGGCTTCTTCAGCAAATCTTTGGGCCCTCATAATGGATGCAGGAACTGGTTTCTGTTCTCAAGTTCATGAGCTCTCACCAGTTTTTCTGCATAAG GACTGGATAATGGATCAGTGGGAGAAGAATTTCTACATAACAGCAATAGCTGGATCAACCAATGGAAGTTCTTTAGTTGTGATGTCCAAAG GAACTCCTTACACCCAGCAGTCATACAAGGTTAGTGAGTCGTTCCCCTTCAAGTGGATCAATAAAAAGTGGAAAGAAGGTTTTCATGTGACATCTATGGCCACTGCTGGGAATCGCTGGGGTGTAGTCATGTCAAGGAATTCAGGTTACTCTGAACAG GTTGTAGAGTTGGATTTCCTGTATCCAAGCGAAGGCATCCATCGGCGATGGGAGACTGGTTACAGAATAACTTCAACAGCAGCAACTAATGACCAAGCTGCTTTTATCTTGAGCATACCTAAACGCAAACCAGTAGATGAGACACAAGAAACTCTCCGGACCTCTGCCTTTCCCAGCAATCATGTCAAG GATAAATGGGCGAAAAATCTGTACATAGCTTCCATCTGCTTCGGGCGAACCGTCTGTTGA
- the LOC121055034 gene encoding uncharacterized protein LOC121055034 — protein sequence MIARSLRPQPFSIHATRPWMDLFHGVEFAVLQMWQCESYLLVDEDGRSVYHGSLGGGAYLINAQWAVEEIVAGAPPTRTRYVLLRGAYGRYLGTGAPDARDRNRERCPCCPLHCYSLEASQRDRDEPEVDDIMWQAIGCRGVPCEVGDRAGPPKIMGHKIYEV from the coding sequence AtgatcgctcgctcgctccgaCCACAACCCTTCTCCATCCACGCGACGCGGCCGTGGATGGATCTTTTCCATGGTGTGGAGTTCGCGGTTCTGCAGATGTGGCAGTGCGAGTCGTACCTCCTCGTCGACGAGGACGGGAGGTCCGTCTACCACGgcagcctcggcggcggcgcctatCTGATCAACGCGCAGTGGGCCGTCGAGGAGATCGTTGCCGGAGCGCCCCCCACGAGGACGCGGTACGTGCTCCTCCGCGGCGCCTACGGCCGGTACCTTGGGACCGGGGCCCCTGACGCCCGAGATCGCAACCGCGAGCGCTGCCCCTGCTGTCCACTCCACTGCTATTCACTCGAGGCCTCGCAGCGAGACCGCGATGAACCGGAGGTCGACGACATCATGTGGCAGGCCATCGGGTGCAGGGGCGTCCCGTGCGAGGTGGGCGATCGCGCCGGGCCTCCAAAAATTATGGGTCATAAGATTTACGAAGTATAG